A part of Synchiropus splendidus isolate RoL2022-P1 chromosome 19, RoL_Sspl_1.0, whole genome shotgun sequence genomic DNA contains:
- the si:dkeyp-72e1.9 gene encoding syntaxin-binding protein 4 isoform X6, producing MPTFSVMYKGAVIISRTLMGPYGVDRAVHSLEFTDCENGLGIKVIGGVKELTGEEFGVYVKRILPGGLASSDGNLLPGDQILEVNGDSLVGVTSERAVDVLRAASATNHMRLLIARDEEAKKEFAELMEKYGSNGSTGSTRNSPIQQGIKFREASEGPTPDPRSPQCSHQSGRYLDSTSSGSSSRSQSPLLLSPAGSQSMFNTSGPLLRSLSHPGEGVIQLISVTRSSNLGITIGGGSNRPDGPAVFIQEVLSAGDCHRDGRLRPGDQLIAMNKESMIGVTHEEAKSMLNKVKVSQDSVVEIAFIPGKGHFPSSTSLHNGVQRATGNSYNSGRLKVHIRSPEICTEEPASVSSPSPDICPPDIHISGTTNQRSPTGTKPKITLDPYIRLKLDKLDLALSFLGLDVADEKKKKLKQSLNTDSQGTVAYGDFVEATRNIFQDNLEELGFGAGPFMFSYHEAASLMDTSAFHSPTYESECSYSSEEMEQFQTEVKQLQMQMKQLKVMLKDMEHSKKNLEEELQKTSERACLTVEENTRLKSRLQAAEAEVGQRQASSAEQDYEEVIQLLEAEIRDLKSQLASKRQTRGMDATKSSSLKAQSDDVSQVCGPRGILRMMRPVYHTREILHNYPFKMSCS from the exons ATGCCCACCTTCTCAGTGATGTACAAAGGAGCCGTCATCATCAGCAG GACACTGATGGGTCCATATGGAGTCGACCGAGCAGTTCACTCCCTGGAGTTCACAGACTGTGAGAACGGTCTTG GAATAAAGGTGATCGGTGGAGTTAAGGAGCTGACTGGAGAAGAGTTTGGAGTTTATGTGAAACGTATTTTACCGGGTGGCCTTGCATCAAGTGATG GAAACCTCTTGCCTGGAGACCAGATCTTGGAGGTTAATGGAGACAGTCTTGTTGGAGTCACAAGTGAAAG AGCTGTGGACGTCTTAAGAGCCGCGTCTGCCACCAACCACATGCGACTTCTCATCGCCAGAGATGAGGAGGCAAA GAAGGAGTTTGCAGAGCTGATGGAGAAATATGGCTCTAATGGCAGCACAGGGTCAACACGCAACTCTCCCATCCAGCAAG GTATTAAATTCAGAGAAGCTAGTGAGGGGCCAACTCCAGATCCCCGGAGTCCACAATGCAGTCATCAAA GTGGACGCTACCTGGATAGCACATCATCGGGTTCATCCTCACGGTCTCAGAGTCCTTTACTGCTGAGCCCAGCAGGTTCCCAGAGCATGTTCAACACCAGCGGGCCCTTACTGCGCTCTCTCAG TCATCCAGGTGAAGGAGTGATCCAACTCATTTCAGTGACTCGATCCAGCAACTTGGGGATCACGATAGGAGGCGGGTCCAACCGACCTGATGGCCCAGCGGTCTTTATCCAGGAGGTCCTGTCTGCGGGAGACTGCCACCGG GACGGTCGTCTCAGGCCTGGAGACCAACTCATTGCCATGAACAAGGAGTCCATGATAGGTGTGACCCACGAGGAGGCCAAAAGCATGCTGAACAAAGTCAAAGTCAG TCAGGACAGTGTGGTGGAAATAGCCTTCATACCAGGGAAGGGACATTTCCCTAGTAGCACGTCTCTTCATAATGGTGTCCAGAGAGCCACAGGCAACAGCTACAACTCCGGACGCCTAAAAGTGCACATCAGGTCGCCGGAG aTCTGCACCGAGGAGCCGGCCTCAGTGTCTTCACCTTCTCCTGACATCTGCCCACCAGATATCCACATTTCAG GCACAACCAATCAGCGGTCACCAACAGGAACAAAACCCAAGATCACACTGGACCCGTATATCCGGCTAAAACTGGACAAGTTGGATTTG GCGCTCTCATTCCTGGGTCTGGATGTCGCTgacgagaagaagaagaaactgaaGCAGAGTCTGAACACAGACTCACAAGGCACAGTGGCATACGGAG ACTTTGTTGAGGCAACGCGCAATATTTTCCAAGACAACCTGGAGGAGCTTGGTTTTGGGGCGGGACCCTTCATGTTCTCCTACCATGAAGCTGCCAGTCTGATGGACACGTCGGCCTTCCACTCACCT ACGTACGAATCGGAATGCAGCTACAGCAGTGAGGAAATGGAACAGTTTCAAACAGAAGTCAAACAGCTGCAGATGCAGATGAAGCAACTCAAG GTGATGCTGAAAGACATGGAGCACAGCAAGAAAAACCttgaagaggagctgcagaagacCTCAGAG AGAGCGTGCCTGACTGTGGAGGAGAACACCCGCTTGAAGAGCCGCCTGCAGGCAGCTGAGGCGGAGGTAGGCCAGCGGCAGGCCAGCAGTGCAGAGCAGGACTACGAGGAGGTCATCCAGCTGCTGGAAGCAGAGATCCGTGACCTGAAAAGCCAGCTCGCCAGCAAAAGGCAAACGCGAGGGATGGACGCCACCAAA AGCTCCTCTCTGAAAGCCCAGTCAGATGATGTCTCACAGGTGTGTGGACCCAGAGGGATCCTCAGAATGATGCGCCCAGTGTATCACACCAGGGAAATACTACACAATTACCCTTTTAAAATGAGCTGCAGTTAG
- the si:dkeyp-72e1.9 gene encoding syntaxin-binding protein 4 isoform X1 — MPTFSVMYKGAVIISRTLMGPYGVDRAVHSLEFTDCENGLGIKVIGGVKELTGEEFGVYVKRILPGGLASSDGNLLPGDQILEVNGDSLVGVTSERAVDVLRAASATNHMRLLIARDEEAKKEFAELMEKYGSNGSTGSTRNSPIQQGIKFREASEGPTPDPRSPQCSHQSGRYLDSTSSGSSSRSQSPLLLSPAGSQSMFNTSGPLLRSLSHPGEGVIQLISVTRSSNLGITIGGGSNRPDGPAVFIQEVLSAGDCHRDGRLRPGDQLIAMNKESMIGVTHEEAKSMLNKVKVSQDSVVEIAFIPGKGHFPSSTSLHNGVQRATGNSYNSGRLKVHIRSPEICTEEPASVSSPSPDICPPDIHISGTTNQRSPTGTKPKITLDPYIRLKLDKLDLALSFLGLDVADEKKKKLKQSLNTDSQGTVAYGDFVEATRNIFQDNLEELGFGAGPFMFSYHEAASLMDTSAFHSPTYESECSYSSEEMEQFQTEVKQLQMQMKQLKVMLKDMEHSKKNLEEELQKTSERACLTVEENTRLKSRLQAAEAEVGQRQASSAEQDYEEVIQLLEAEIRDLKSQLASKRQTRGMDATKSDVQELNKRLTAVDGQLKRSELSRKHLEMSNKKLLGFAQNVHKVLTTPSLFGGEAGSNRSSPAADSPEPLSPLPDPAVQLAVEARELVQGACCLAADETAHRSEPETSPDGRPHM, encoded by the exons ATGCCCACCTTCTCAGTGATGTACAAAGGAGCCGTCATCATCAGCAG GACACTGATGGGTCCATATGGAGTCGACCGAGCAGTTCACTCCCTGGAGTTCACAGACTGTGAGAACGGTCTTG GAATAAAGGTGATCGGTGGAGTTAAGGAGCTGACTGGAGAAGAGTTTGGAGTTTATGTGAAACGTATTTTACCGGGTGGCCTTGCATCAAGTGATG GAAACCTCTTGCCTGGAGACCAGATCTTGGAGGTTAATGGAGACAGTCTTGTTGGAGTCACAAGTGAAAG AGCTGTGGACGTCTTAAGAGCCGCGTCTGCCACCAACCACATGCGACTTCTCATCGCCAGAGATGAGGAGGCAAA GAAGGAGTTTGCAGAGCTGATGGAGAAATATGGCTCTAATGGCAGCACAGGGTCAACACGCAACTCTCCCATCCAGCAAG GTATTAAATTCAGAGAAGCTAGTGAGGGGCCAACTCCAGATCCCCGGAGTCCACAATGCAGTCATCAAA GTGGACGCTACCTGGATAGCACATCATCGGGTTCATCCTCACGGTCTCAGAGTCCTTTACTGCTGAGCCCAGCAGGTTCCCAGAGCATGTTCAACACCAGCGGGCCCTTACTGCGCTCTCTCAG TCATCCAGGTGAAGGAGTGATCCAACTCATTTCAGTGACTCGATCCAGCAACTTGGGGATCACGATAGGAGGCGGGTCCAACCGACCTGATGGCCCAGCGGTCTTTATCCAGGAGGTCCTGTCTGCGGGAGACTGCCACCGG GACGGTCGTCTCAGGCCTGGAGACCAACTCATTGCCATGAACAAGGAGTCCATGATAGGTGTGACCCACGAGGAGGCCAAAAGCATGCTGAACAAAGTCAAAGTCAG TCAGGACAGTGTGGTGGAAATAGCCTTCATACCAGGGAAGGGACATTTCCCTAGTAGCACGTCTCTTCATAATGGTGTCCAGAGAGCCACAGGCAACAGCTACAACTCCGGACGCCTAAAAGTGCACATCAGGTCGCCGGAG aTCTGCACCGAGGAGCCGGCCTCAGTGTCTTCACCTTCTCCTGACATCTGCCCACCAGATATCCACATTTCAG GCACAACCAATCAGCGGTCACCAACAGGAACAAAACCCAAGATCACACTGGACCCGTATATCCGGCTAAAACTGGACAAGTTGGATTTG GCGCTCTCATTCCTGGGTCTGGATGTCGCTgacgagaagaagaagaaactgaaGCAGAGTCTGAACACAGACTCACAAGGCACAGTGGCATACGGAG ACTTTGTTGAGGCAACGCGCAATATTTTCCAAGACAACCTGGAGGAGCTTGGTTTTGGGGCGGGACCCTTCATGTTCTCCTACCATGAAGCTGCCAGTCTGATGGACACGTCGGCCTTCCACTCACCT ACGTACGAATCGGAATGCAGCTACAGCAGTGAGGAAATGGAACAGTTTCAAACAGAAGTCAAACAGCTGCAGATGCAGATGAAGCAACTCAAG GTGATGCTGAAAGACATGGAGCACAGCAAGAAAAACCttgaagaggagctgcagaagacCTCAGAG AGAGCGTGCCTGACTGTGGAGGAGAACACCCGCTTGAAGAGCCGCCTGCAGGCAGCTGAGGCGGAGGTAGGCCAGCGGCAGGCCAGCAGTGCAGAGCAGGACTACGAGGAGGTCATCCAGCTGCTGGAAGCAGAGATCCGTGACCTGAAAAGCCAGCTCGCCAGCAAAAGGCAAACGCGAGGGATGGACGCCACCAAA AGTGACGTGCAGGAGCTCAACAAGAGGCTGACGGCCGTGGACGGCCAGCTGAAGAGGTCGGAGCTGAGCAGGAAGCACTTGGAGATGTCCAATAAGAAACTGCTGGGCTTTGCTCAG AACGTCCACAAAGTCTTGACCACTCCAAGCTTGTTCGGGGGAGAAGCTGG GAGCAACCGGTCGTCTCCGGCCGCGGACAGTCCTGAACCCCTGTCCCCTCTGCCTGACCCCGCCGTCCAGCTGGCTGTGGAGGCCAGAGAGCTGGTGCAGGGCGCCTGCTGCCTGGCCGCAGATGAGACAG CGCACAGGTCCGAGCCAGAGACCAGTCCTGACGGCAGGCCTCACATGTGA
- the si:dkeyp-72e1.9 gene encoding syntaxin-binding protein 4 isoform X3, which yields MRTMFQRLKVPLGVARTLMGPYGVDRAVHSLEFTDCENGLGIKVIGGVKELTGEEFGVYVKRILPGGLASSDGNLLPGDQILEVNGDSLVGVTSERAVDVLRAASATNHMRLLIARDEEAKKEFAELMEKYGSNGSTGSTRNSPIQQGIKFREASEGPTPDPRSPQCSHQSGRYLDSTSSGSSSRSQSPLLLSPAGSQSMFNTSGPLLRSLSHPGEGVIQLISVTRSSNLGITIGGGSNRPDGPAVFIQEVLSAGDCHRDGRLRPGDQLIAMNKESMIGVTHEEAKSMLNKVKVSQDSVVEIAFIPGKGHFPSSTSLHNGVQRATGNSYNSGRLKVHIRSPEICTEEPASVSSPSPDICPPDIHISGTTNQRSPTGTKPKITLDPYIRLKLDKLDLALSFLGLDVADEKKKKLKQSLNTDSQGTVAYGDFVEATRNIFQDNLEELGFGAGPFMFSYHEAASLMDTSAFHSPTYESECSYSSEEMEQFQTEVKQLQMQMKQLKVMLKDMEHSKKNLEEELQKTSERACLTVEENTRLKSRLQAAEAEVGQRQASSAEQDYEEVIQLLEAEIRDLKSQLASKRQTRGMDATKSDVQELNKRLTAVDGQLKRSELSRKHLEMSNKKLLGFAQNVHKVLTTPSLFGGEAGSNRSSPAADSPEPLSPLPDPAVQLAVEARELVQGACCLAADETAHRSEPETSPDGRPHM from the exons ATGAGAACCATGTTCCAGAGGCTGAAGGTGCCTCTTGGTGTTGCCAG GACACTGATGGGTCCATATGGAGTCGACCGAGCAGTTCACTCCCTGGAGTTCACAGACTGTGAGAACGGTCTTG GAATAAAGGTGATCGGTGGAGTTAAGGAGCTGACTGGAGAAGAGTTTGGAGTTTATGTGAAACGTATTTTACCGGGTGGCCTTGCATCAAGTGATG GAAACCTCTTGCCTGGAGACCAGATCTTGGAGGTTAATGGAGACAGTCTTGTTGGAGTCACAAGTGAAAG AGCTGTGGACGTCTTAAGAGCCGCGTCTGCCACCAACCACATGCGACTTCTCATCGCCAGAGATGAGGAGGCAAA GAAGGAGTTTGCAGAGCTGATGGAGAAATATGGCTCTAATGGCAGCACAGGGTCAACACGCAACTCTCCCATCCAGCAAG GTATTAAATTCAGAGAAGCTAGTGAGGGGCCAACTCCAGATCCCCGGAGTCCACAATGCAGTCATCAAA GTGGACGCTACCTGGATAGCACATCATCGGGTTCATCCTCACGGTCTCAGAGTCCTTTACTGCTGAGCCCAGCAGGTTCCCAGAGCATGTTCAACACCAGCGGGCCCTTACTGCGCTCTCTCAG TCATCCAGGTGAAGGAGTGATCCAACTCATTTCAGTGACTCGATCCAGCAACTTGGGGATCACGATAGGAGGCGGGTCCAACCGACCTGATGGCCCAGCGGTCTTTATCCAGGAGGTCCTGTCTGCGGGAGACTGCCACCGG GACGGTCGTCTCAGGCCTGGAGACCAACTCATTGCCATGAACAAGGAGTCCATGATAGGTGTGACCCACGAGGAGGCCAAAAGCATGCTGAACAAAGTCAAAGTCAG TCAGGACAGTGTGGTGGAAATAGCCTTCATACCAGGGAAGGGACATTTCCCTAGTAGCACGTCTCTTCATAATGGTGTCCAGAGAGCCACAGGCAACAGCTACAACTCCGGACGCCTAAAAGTGCACATCAGGTCGCCGGAG aTCTGCACCGAGGAGCCGGCCTCAGTGTCTTCACCTTCTCCTGACATCTGCCCACCAGATATCCACATTTCAG GCACAACCAATCAGCGGTCACCAACAGGAACAAAACCCAAGATCACACTGGACCCGTATATCCGGCTAAAACTGGACAAGTTGGATTTG GCGCTCTCATTCCTGGGTCTGGATGTCGCTgacgagaagaagaagaaactgaaGCAGAGTCTGAACACAGACTCACAAGGCACAGTGGCATACGGAG ACTTTGTTGAGGCAACGCGCAATATTTTCCAAGACAACCTGGAGGAGCTTGGTTTTGGGGCGGGACCCTTCATGTTCTCCTACCATGAAGCTGCCAGTCTGATGGACACGTCGGCCTTCCACTCACCT ACGTACGAATCGGAATGCAGCTACAGCAGTGAGGAAATGGAACAGTTTCAAACAGAAGTCAAACAGCTGCAGATGCAGATGAAGCAACTCAAG GTGATGCTGAAAGACATGGAGCACAGCAAGAAAAACCttgaagaggagctgcagaagacCTCAGAG AGAGCGTGCCTGACTGTGGAGGAGAACACCCGCTTGAAGAGCCGCCTGCAGGCAGCTGAGGCGGAGGTAGGCCAGCGGCAGGCCAGCAGTGCAGAGCAGGACTACGAGGAGGTCATCCAGCTGCTGGAAGCAGAGATCCGTGACCTGAAAAGCCAGCTCGCCAGCAAAAGGCAAACGCGAGGGATGGACGCCACCAAA AGTGACGTGCAGGAGCTCAACAAGAGGCTGACGGCCGTGGACGGCCAGCTGAAGAGGTCGGAGCTGAGCAGGAAGCACTTGGAGATGTCCAATAAGAAACTGCTGGGCTTTGCTCAG AACGTCCACAAAGTCTTGACCACTCCAAGCTTGTTCGGGGGAGAAGCTGG GAGCAACCGGTCGTCTCCGGCCGCGGACAGTCCTGAACCCCTGTCCCCTCTGCCTGACCCCGCCGTCCAGCTGGCTGTGGAGGCCAGAGAGCTGGTGCAGGGCGCCTGCTGCCTGGCCGCAGATGAGACAG CGCACAGGTCCGAGCCAGAGACCAGTCCTGACGGCAGGCCTCACATGTGA
- the si:dkeyp-72e1.9 gene encoding syntaxin-binding protein 4 isoform X5 gives MPTFSVMYKGAVIISRTLMGPYGVDRAVHSLEFTDCENGLGIKVIGGVKELTGEEFGVYVKRILPGGLASSDGNLLPGDQILEVNGDSLVGVTSERAVDVLRAASATNHMRLLIARDEEAKKEFAELMEKYGSNGSTGSTRNSPIQQGIKFREASEGPTPDPRSPQCSHQSGRYLDSTSSGSSSRSQSPLLLSPAGSQSMFNTSGPLLRSLSHPGEGVIQLISVTRSSNLGITIGGGSNRPDGPAVFIQEVLSAGDCHRDGRLRPGDQLIAMNKESMIGVTHEEAKSMLNKVKVSQDSVVEIAFIPGKGHFPSSTSLHNGVQRATGNSYNSGRLKVHIRSPEICTEEPASVSSPSPDICPPDIHISGTTNQRSPTGTKPKITLDPYIRLKLDKLDLALSFLGLDVADEKKKKLKQSLNTDSQGTVAYGDFVEATRNIFQDNLEELGFGAGPFMFSYHEAASLMDTSAFHSPTYESECSYSSEEMEQFQTEVKQLQMQMKQLKVMLKDMEHSKKNLEEELQKTSERACLTVEENTRLKSRLQAAEAEVGQRQASSAEQDYEEVIQLLEAEIRDLKSQLASKRQTRGMDATKNVHKVLTTPSLFGGEAGSNRSSPAADSPEPLSPLPDPAVQLAVEARELVQGACCLAADETAHRSEPETSPDGRPHM, from the exons ATGCCCACCTTCTCAGTGATGTACAAAGGAGCCGTCATCATCAGCAG GACACTGATGGGTCCATATGGAGTCGACCGAGCAGTTCACTCCCTGGAGTTCACAGACTGTGAGAACGGTCTTG GAATAAAGGTGATCGGTGGAGTTAAGGAGCTGACTGGAGAAGAGTTTGGAGTTTATGTGAAACGTATTTTACCGGGTGGCCTTGCATCAAGTGATG GAAACCTCTTGCCTGGAGACCAGATCTTGGAGGTTAATGGAGACAGTCTTGTTGGAGTCACAAGTGAAAG AGCTGTGGACGTCTTAAGAGCCGCGTCTGCCACCAACCACATGCGACTTCTCATCGCCAGAGATGAGGAGGCAAA GAAGGAGTTTGCAGAGCTGATGGAGAAATATGGCTCTAATGGCAGCACAGGGTCAACACGCAACTCTCCCATCCAGCAAG GTATTAAATTCAGAGAAGCTAGTGAGGGGCCAACTCCAGATCCCCGGAGTCCACAATGCAGTCATCAAA GTGGACGCTACCTGGATAGCACATCATCGGGTTCATCCTCACGGTCTCAGAGTCCTTTACTGCTGAGCCCAGCAGGTTCCCAGAGCATGTTCAACACCAGCGGGCCCTTACTGCGCTCTCTCAG TCATCCAGGTGAAGGAGTGATCCAACTCATTTCAGTGACTCGATCCAGCAACTTGGGGATCACGATAGGAGGCGGGTCCAACCGACCTGATGGCCCAGCGGTCTTTATCCAGGAGGTCCTGTCTGCGGGAGACTGCCACCGG GACGGTCGTCTCAGGCCTGGAGACCAACTCATTGCCATGAACAAGGAGTCCATGATAGGTGTGACCCACGAGGAGGCCAAAAGCATGCTGAACAAAGTCAAAGTCAG TCAGGACAGTGTGGTGGAAATAGCCTTCATACCAGGGAAGGGACATTTCCCTAGTAGCACGTCTCTTCATAATGGTGTCCAGAGAGCCACAGGCAACAGCTACAACTCCGGACGCCTAAAAGTGCACATCAGGTCGCCGGAG aTCTGCACCGAGGAGCCGGCCTCAGTGTCTTCACCTTCTCCTGACATCTGCCCACCAGATATCCACATTTCAG GCACAACCAATCAGCGGTCACCAACAGGAACAAAACCCAAGATCACACTGGACCCGTATATCCGGCTAAAACTGGACAAGTTGGATTTG GCGCTCTCATTCCTGGGTCTGGATGTCGCTgacgagaagaagaagaaactgaaGCAGAGTCTGAACACAGACTCACAAGGCACAGTGGCATACGGAG ACTTTGTTGAGGCAACGCGCAATATTTTCCAAGACAACCTGGAGGAGCTTGGTTTTGGGGCGGGACCCTTCATGTTCTCCTACCATGAAGCTGCCAGTCTGATGGACACGTCGGCCTTCCACTCACCT ACGTACGAATCGGAATGCAGCTACAGCAGTGAGGAAATGGAACAGTTTCAAACAGAAGTCAAACAGCTGCAGATGCAGATGAAGCAACTCAAG GTGATGCTGAAAGACATGGAGCACAGCAAGAAAAACCttgaagaggagctgcagaagacCTCAGAG AGAGCGTGCCTGACTGTGGAGGAGAACACCCGCTTGAAGAGCCGCCTGCAGGCAGCTGAGGCGGAGGTAGGCCAGCGGCAGGCCAGCAGTGCAGAGCAGGACTACGAGGAGGTCATCCAGCTGCTGGAAGCAGAGATCCGTGACCTGAAAAGCCAGCTCGCCAGCAAAAGGCAAACGCGAGGGATGGACGCCACCAAA AACGTCCACAAAGTCTTGACCACTCCAAGCTTGTTCGGGGGAGAAGCTGG GAGCAACCGGTCGTCTCCGGCCGCGGACAGTCCTGAACCCCTGTCCCCTCTGCCTGACCCCGCCGTCCAGCTGGCTGTGGAGGCCAGAGAGCTGGTGCAGGGCGCCTGCTGCCTGGCCGCAGATGAGACAG CGCACAGGTCCGAGCCAGAGACCAGTCCTGACGGCAGGCCTCACATGTGA
- the si:dkeyp-72e1.9 gene encoding syntaxin-binding protein 4 isoform X2, with translation MPTFSVMYKGAVIVSRTLMGPYGVDRAVHSLEFTDCENGLGIKVIGGVKELTGEEFGVYVKRILPGGLASSDGNLLPGDQILEVNGDSLVGVTSERAVDVLRAASATNHMRLLIARDEEAKKEFAELMEKYGSNGSTGSTRNSPIQQGIKFREASEGPTPDPRSPQCSHQSGRYLDSTSSGSSSRSQSPLLLSPAGSQSMFNTSGPLLRSLSHPGEGVIQLISVTRSSNLGITIGGGSNRPDGPAVFIQEVLSAGDCHRDGRLRPGDQLIAMNKESMIGVTHEEAKSMLNKVKVSQDSVVEIAFIPGKGHFPSSTSLHNGVQRATGNSYNSGRLKVHIRSPEICTEEPASVSSPSPDICPPDIHISGTTNQRSPTGTKPKITLDPYIRLKLDKLDLALSFLGLDVADEKKKKLKQSLNTDSQGTVAYGDFVEATRNIFQDNLEELGFGAGPFMFSYHEAASLMDTSAFHSPTYESECSYSSEEMEQFQTEVKQLQMQMKQLKVMLKDMEHSKKNLEEELQKTSERACLTVEENTRLKSRLQAAEAEVGQRQASSAEQDYEEVIQLLEAEIRDLKSQLASKRQTRGMDATKSDVQELNKRLTAVDGQLKRSELSRKHLEMSNKKLLGFAQNVHKVLTTPSLFGGEAGSNRSSPAADSPEPLSPLPDPAVQLAVEARELVQGACCLAADETAHRSEPETSPDGRPHM, from the exons ATGCCGACATTTTCAGTCATGTACAAAGGAGCTGTCATCGTTAGCAG GACACTGATGGGTCCATATGGAGTCGACCGAGCAGTTCACTCCCTGGAGTTCACAGACTGTGAGAACGGTCTTG GAATAAAGGTGATCGGTGGAGTTAAGGAGCTGACTGGAGAAGAGTTTGGAGTTTATGTGAAACGTATTTTACCGGGTGGCCTTGCATCAAGTGATG GAAACCTCTTGCCTGGAGACCAGATCTTGGAGGTTAATGGAGACAGTCTTGTTGGAGTCACAAGTGAAAG AGCTGTGGACGTCTTAAGAGCCGCGTCTGCCACCAACCACATGCGACTTCTCATCGCCAGAGATGAGGAGGCAAA GAAGGAGTTTGCAGAGCTGATGGAGAAATATGGCTCTAATGGCAGCACAGGGTCAACACGCAACTCTCCCATCCAGCAAG GTATTAAATTCAGAGAAGCTAGTGAGGGGCCAACTCCAGATCCCCGGAGTCCACAATGCAGTCATCAAA GTGGACGCTACCTGGATAGCACATCATCGGGTTCATCCTCACGGTCTCAGAGTCCTTTACTGCTGAGCCCAGCAGGTTCCCAGAGCATGTTCAACACCAGCGGGCCCTTACTGCGCTCTCTCAG TCATCCAGGTGAAGGAGTGATCCAACTCATTTCAGTGACTCGATCCAGCAACTTGGGGATCACGATAGGAGGCGGGTCCAACCGACCTGATGGCCCAGCGGTCTTTATCCAGGAGGTCCTGTCTGCGGGAGACTGCCACCGG GACGGTCGTCTCAGGCCTGGAGACCAACTCATTGCCATGAACAAGGAGTCCATGATAGGTGTGACCCACGAGGAGGCCAAAAGCATGCTGAACAAAGTCAAAGTCAG TCAGGACAGTGTGGTGGAAATAGCCTTCATACCAGGGAAGGGACATTTCCCTAGTAGCACGTCTCTTCATAATGGTGTCCAGAGAGCCACAGGCAACAGCTACAACTCCGGACGCCTAAAAGTGCACATCAGGTCGCCGGAG aTCTGCACCGAGGAGCCGGCCTCAGTGTCTTCACCTTCTCCTGACATCTGCCCACCAGATATCCACATTTCAG GCACAACCAATCAGCGGTCACCAACAGGAACAAAACCCAAGATCACACTGGACCCGTATATCCGGCTAAAACTGGACAAGTTGGATTTG GCGCTCTCATTCCTGGGTCTGGATGTCGCTgacgagaagaagaagaaactgaaGCAGAGTCTGAACACAGACTCACAAGGCACAGTGGCATACGGAG ACTTTGTTGAGGCAACGCGCAATATTTTCCAAGACAACCTGGAGGAGCTTGGTTTTGGGGCGGGACCCTTCATGTTCTCCTACCATGAAGCTGCCAGTCTGATGGACACGTCGGCCTTCCACTCACCT ACGTACGAATCGGAATGCAGCTACAGCAGTGAGGAAATGGAACAGTTTCAAACAGAAGTCAAACAGCTGCAGATGCAGATGAAGCAACTCAAG GTGATGCTGAAAGACATGGAGCACAGCAAGAAAAACCttgaagaggagctgcagaagacCTCAGAG AGAGCGTGCCTGACTGTGGAGGAGAACACCCGCTTGAAGAGCCGCCTGCAGGCAGCTGAGGCGGAGGTAGGCCAGCGGCAGGCCAGCAGTGCAGAGCAGGACTACGAGGAGGTCATCCAGCTGCTGGAAGCAGAGATCCGTGACCTGAAAAGCCAGCTCGCCAGCAAAAGGCAAACGCGAGGGATGGACGCCACCAAA AGTGACGTGCAGGAGCTCAACAAGAGGCTGACGGCCGTGGACGGCCAGCTGAAGAGGTCGGAGCTGAGCAGGAAGCACTTGGAGATGTCCAATAAGAAACTGCTGGGCTTTGCTCAG AACGTCCACAAAGTCTTGACCACTCCAAGCTTGTTCGGGGGAGAAGCTGG GAGCAACCGGTCGTCTCCGGCCGCGGACAGTCCTGAACCCCTGTCCCCTCTGCCTGACCCCGCCGTCCAGCTGGCTGTGGAGGCCAGAGAGCTGGTGCAGGGCGCCTGCTGCCTGGCCGCAGATGAGACAG CGCACAGGTCCGAGCCAGAGACCAGTCCTGACGGCAGGCCTCACATGTGA